One window of Aliarcobacter lanthieri genomic DNA carries:
- a CDS encoding carbon-nitrogen hydrolase family protein, with translation MNLIALQMKTTNNFEENLKTLKELIQKCEDNSIILAPELAISGFAYDKMEEASIFSIKAIEELINLSINKILAFTTIIKEDEKFYNTLFIIYNRNIIHIQSKIKLFPLGEEDKYFTPSNSNTIKIIEVNGLKIATLICFELRFPILWEQLKGADIILNPAMWGIKRKDHYESINKALALVNQCFVIASNSANDNMAKGSAIISPFGTVIKDDSQTIIKATFDKDEIKKVRSYINVGLK, from the coding sequence ATGAATTTAATAGCACTTCAGATGAAAACAACAAATAATTTTGAAGAAAATCTAAAAACATTAAAAGAATTAATACAAAAATGTGAAGATAATTCTATTATTTTAGCACCAGAGTTAGCTATTAGTGGATTTGCATATGATAAGATGGAAGAAGCTAGTATATTTTCTATTAAAGCAATAGAAGAATTAATAAATTTATCAATTAACAAAATTTTAGCATTTACAACTATTATAAAAGAAGATGAAAAATTTTATAATACACTTTTTATAATTTATAATAGAAACATTATTCATATTCAATCAAAAATAAAACTTTTTCCATTAGGAGAAGAAGATAAATATTTCACACCAAGCAATTCAAATACTATAAAAATAATTGAAGTTAATGGTTTAAAAATTGCAACTCTTATTTGTTTTGAACTTAGATTTCCTATTCTTTGGGAACAATTAAAAGGTGCTGATATTATATTAAATCCAGCAATGTGGGGTATAAAAAGAAAAGATCATTATGAAAGTATAAATAAAGCTTTAGCATTAGTAAATCAATGTTTTGTGATAGCATCAAATAGTGCAAATGATAATATGGCAAAAGGAAGTGCTATAATAAGCCCTTTTGGAACAGTTATAAAAGATGATTCACAAACTATAATAAAAGCAACTTTTGATAAAGATGAGATAAAAAAAGTTAGAAGTTATATAAATGTAGGTTTAAAATGA
- a CDS encoding transglycosylase SLT domain-containing protein: MKFKSILLVLLFISNVFASEIDIKNLTPQQLETLKEIKKYGEDHGLGYTLMAIAIKESKLGTYMVNLDTKDFGLYQANIRTVLSRQNIKDTVWNRNVFASKLVSDFQFATQNAIEELTFWQKIHRNDWSKVWGSYNAGYKYNSKEAQAYSKEIASIIRELKKINV; this comes from the coding sequence TTGAAATTTAAGTCAATACTACTGGTTTTATTATTCATTTCTAATGTCTTTGCATCTGAAATAGATATAAAAAATTTAACCCCTCAACAATTAGAAACTCTAAAAGAGATAAAAAAATATGGAGAAGACCATGGACTTGGCTATACTTTAATGGCAATAGCCATAAAAGAGTCAAAATTAGGTACTTATATGGTAAATCTTGATACAAAGGATTTTGGACTTTATCAAGCAAATATAAGAACTGTTTTAAGTAGACAAAATATAAAAGATACTGTTTGGAATAGAAATGTTTTTGCTTCAAAACTTGTTTCTGATTTCCAATTTGCTACTCAAAATGCAATAGAAGAACTAACTTTTTGGCAAAAAATTCATCGAAATGATTGGTCAAAAGTTTGGGGAAGTTATAACGCTGGATATAAATACAATAGTAAAGAAGCTCAAGCATACTCAAAAGAAATTGCCTCAATCATTAGAGAGCTAAAAAAAATTAACGTATAA
- a CDS encoding DUF2325 domain-containing protein: MSVLIIGGDQISQITSMLTNLGAKNINHWDARKKSSAPKKKVPQDTDCIVMLTSFLNHNTMLKYKNEAKKKNIPFICAKRSISCVYDEYVKIMGIKDCSQCYANCSNKELECQ, translated from the coding sequence ATGAGTGTTTTAATTATCGGTGGAGACCAAATATCACAAATTACTTCGATGCTAACAAATTTAGGTGCAAAAAATATAAATCACTGGGATGCAAGAAAAAAATCTTCTGCTCCAAAGAAAAAAGTTCCTCAAGATACAGATTGCATAGTTATGCTAACTTCTTTTTTAAACCATAATACTATGCTTAAATATAAAAATGAAGCAAAAAAGAAAAATATTCCATTTATATGTGCAAAAAGATCAATATCTTGTGTTTATGATGAATATGTAAAAATTATGGGAATAAAAGATTGTAGTCAATGCTATGCTAACTGTAGTAATAAGGAACTTGAATGCCAATAG
- a CDS encoding flavodoxin has product MATAIFYGSNTGNCEDVAKKIAKKLGNIDIFNLDKTKIEKINEYDKIILGASTWGDGELNDDWESAWDDFKELDLSNKTIALFGLGDQESYCDEFSNAIGIIYEHLQEVGTKVVGFTSTEGYYHDYSKAQINKEFVGLVIDEDNQSDLTDERIESWVNQIKSDIL; this is encoded by the coding sequence ATGGCAACAGCAATATTTTACGGAAGTAATACTGGAAACTGTGAGGATGTAGCTAAAAAAATAGCTAAAAAATTAGGAAATATAGATATTTTTAATCTTGATAAAACTAAAATAGAAAAAATAAATGAATACGATAAAATTATTTTAGGTGCTTCAACTTGGGGAGATGGCGAATTAAATGATGACTGGGAAAGTGCTTGGGATGATTTTAAAGAACTTGATTTATCAAATAAAACAATAGCACTTTTTGGTTTAGGTGATCAAGAAAGTTATTGTGATGAATTTTCAAATGCAATAGGAATTATTTATGAACATCTACAAGAAGTAGGAACAAAAGTAGTTGGTTTTACATCAACTGAAGGATATTATCATGATTATTCAAAAGCACAAATAAATAAAGAATTTGTAGGCTTAGTAATAGATGAAGATAACCAAAGTGATTTAACTGATGAAAGAATAGAAAGTTGGGTAAACCAAATAAAATCTGATATATTATAA
- a CDS encoding Fur family transcriptional regulator codes for MIENNNNYEEVINDLRRIVKQKGLKYTEQREIVLSILLHANDHLTAEEIYNQIKKEYPKSNVGIATVYRALSFLEEVDLIASINFGTEGKKYESNMKSHHDHLICTECNSIIEFVDDEIEKRQEKIAKANKFKISSHSMQLYGICENCQK; via the coding sequence ATGATAGAGAATAATAATAATTACGAAGAAGTAATTAACGATCTTAGAAGAATAGTTAAGCAAAAAGGTCTTAAGTACACAGAGCAGAGAGAGATTGTTTTAAGTATATTATTGCATGCAAATGATCACTTAACGGCTGAAGAGATTTATAATCAGATAAAAAAAGAATATCCTAAATCAAATGTTGGTATTGCTACAGTATATAGAGCTTTAAGTTTTTTAGAAGAAGTAGATTTGATTGCATCAATTAACTTTGGAACTGAAGGTAAAAAATATGAAAGTAATATGAAGTCACACCATGATCACTTAATTTGTACAGAATGTAATTCTATTATTGAATTTGTTGATGATGAGATTGAAAAAAGACAAGAGAAAATTGCAAAAGCTAATAAATTTAAAATATCTAGTCATTCAATGCAACTTTATGGTATTTGTGAGAATTGTCAAAAGTAG
- a CDS encoding FeoA family protein: MSVNDLDLEKITTIKAINCDEILRNRLYSFGITEGVPISVTAKSLAKKTIEIKINQSKVALRHSEANKIEVH, from the coding sequence ATGTCTGTTAATGACTTAGATTTAGAAAAAATAACTACGATAAAAGCTATAAATTGTGATGAAATTCTAAGGAATAGATTATATTCTTTTGGAATAACTGAAGGAGTACCTATTAGTGTAACTGCAAAATCTTTAGCAAAGAAGACTATTGAAATAAAAATAAATCAGTCAAAAGTTGCTTTAAGACATAGTGAAGCAAATAAAATAGAGGTTCATTAA